The proteins below are encoded in one region of Segatella copri:
- a CDS encoding DUF4296 domain-containing protein — MKKAFLYLCWIVTFCAAFASCKPSLPRDVLSKGKMTDILFDYHIALAMAQSEDGGSEKNSLAYREAVLKKHDVTSADFDSSMVYYMRHTELLHDVYKDLAERLDKEVVALGGNSAGNSDFDNLTAVGDTANIWKDATSMVFSPDEGFNSRSFKIEADTAFHKGDRFRLDFESQFIFQDGMRDGIALLAVQFKNDSVAQTVIHIQSAQHYSVELADNDSLGVKCIKGYFMLNEGGFSSDAGSLTTLKLMFVNKIRLIRMHPKKVAPVSSSAASSDSAKVDTARKTRIPGPSVPARPDGALAPPTSAPVPMPDKPIQMTSN, encoded by the coding sequence ATGAAGAAAGCTTTTCTTTATCTCTGTTGGATAGTAACCTTTTGTGCAGCCTTCGCTTCTTGCAAGCCTTCGCTGCCAAGAGATGTGCTCTCTAAAGGAAAGATGACGGATATTCTCTTCGATTATCACATAGCTCTTGCTATGGCGCAGAGCGAAGACGGTGGTAGTGAGAAGAATAGTCTGGCTTATCGCGAGGCTGTACTGAAGAAACATGATGTCACCTCGGCAGACTTCGACAGTTCGATGGTTTATTATATGCGCCATACAGAATTGCTGCATGATGTGTATAAGGATTTGGCTGAAAGATTGGATAAAGAGGTGGTTGCATTGGGTGGAAACAGTGCAGGAAATAGTGATTTTGACAATCTTACTGCTGTTGGCGATACTGCCAATATCTGGAAGGATGCTACTTCGATGGTATTCTCGCCTGATGAGGGCTTCAACAGTCGCAGTTTTAAAATTGAAGCTGATACTGCTTTCCATAAGGGTGACCGGTTCCGTCTTGATTTCGAATCGCAGTTTATCTTCCAGGATGGTATGCGTGATGGTATCGCTTTGCTGGCTGTTCAGTTCAAGAACGATAGTGTGGCACAGACTGTAATTCATATTCAGAGTGCTCAGCACTATAGTGTAGAACTCGCTGATAATGATAGCCTTGGAGTCAAATGTATAAAGGGGTACTTTATGTTGAATGAGGGTGGCTTCAGTTCTGATGCCGGTTCTTTGACGACTCTTAAACTGATGTTTGTCAATAAGATTCGTCTCATCCGTATGCATCCTAAAAAGGTGGCACCGGTTTCTTCTTCTGCAGCATCTTCTGATTCGGCAAAAGTAGATACTGCTCGTAAGACCCGTATACCAGGTCCGAGTGTTCCAGCACGTCCGGATGGAGCTTTGGCGCCTCCGACCAGTGCACCGGTTCCTATGCCTGATAAACCTATTCAGATGACGAGTAATTAG
- a CDS encoding lipoprotein signal peptidase: MEKTSKIKYGWLVTAMVVVLLVIDQIIKVYIKTHFCLGESVRVTDWFYIEFVENNGMAWGMSFIGKFWLSLLRLVAICALSIYLHRIIKRGTYRMLYIILVALVLTGAIGNMIDSIFYGLIFTGASPYYVSYLVPFGEGYAPVLMGKVVDMFRFPFFTYTWPEWFPFWGGQHGTFFDPVFNFADSCVSVGIISLLLFCRKELETLGGGDKKKKVKDSSFIETAEEKIKSQSQENKEDK, encoded by the coding sequence ATGGAGAAAACAAGTAAAATTAAATACGGATGGCTCGTCACGGCAATGGTGGTTGTGCTTCTTGTTATCGATCAGATTATCAAGGTGTACATCAAGACCCATTTTTGCCTTGGCGAGTCTGTTCGTGTTACTGATTGGTTTTATATCGAATTTGTTGAGAACAACGGAATGGCTTGGGGTATGTCGTTTATCGGCAAGTTCTGGCTAAGTCTGTTGCGCCTGGTGGCCATCTGTGCGTTGAGCATTTATCTGCATCGCATCATTAAGCGTGGTACCTATCGCATGTTATACATCATTTTGGTGGCGTTGGTTCTGACGGGTGCAATCGGCAATATGATTGATTCCATCTTCTACGGACTTATCTTCACCGGTGCTTCACCTTATTATGTATCTTATCTTGTGCCTTTCGGCGAGGGGTATGCACCCGTGCTCATGGGCAAGGTGGTTGATATGTTCCGCTTTCCGTTCTTCACCTATACATGGCCTGAATGGTTCCCTTTCTGGGGTGGACAGCATGGTACATTCTTCGATCCTGTATTCAATTTTGCAGATTCCTGTGTATCAGTCGGCATCATTTCCCTCTTGCTTTTCTGTAGAAAAGAACTGGAAACTCTCGGAGGTGGTGATAAGAAGAAGAAGGTTAAAGATTCTTCTTTTATTGAAACTGCTGAAGAAAAGATAAAGTCTCAATCTCAAGAAAATAAGGAGGACAAGTAA
- a CDS encoding TraR/DksA family transcriptional regulator: protein MANEKLRYSDQELEEFRAIIDEKLKVAKQTYHDCMAQLNHSDSNDVVDTSPTYKALEEGSEAQSKEEIIQMAQRQQKFIKGLEAALVRIQNKTYGIDRETGELIPKERLRAVPHATLSVASKEARKK, encoded by the coding sequence ATGGCTAACGAAAAACTACGTTATAGCGATCAGGAGCTCGAGGAGTTCCGCGCTATCATTGATGAGAAATTGAAGGTGGCAAAGCAGACTTATCATGATTGTATGGCTCAGCTGAACCACTCAGACAGTAATGATGTGGTAGATACATCACCAACCTACAAGGCTCTTGAGGAGGGTAGTGAAGCACAAAGCAAGGAAGAAATCATCCAGATGGCTCAGCGTCAGCAGAAGTTCATTAAGGGATTGGAAGCAGCTTTGGTTCGTATCCAGAACAAGACCTATGGTATTGACCGCGAAACAGGTGAGTTGATTCCTAAGGAGCGTTTGCGTGCTGTACCTCATGCCACTTTGAGTGTAGCTTCTAAGGAGGCTAGAAAGAAGTAA
- a CDS encoding NADH peroxidase produces the protein MKKKFICTVCGYIYEGTEAPEKCPICKAPASKFKEMEDAVDDDMTFATVHVLGQAYKDGVNEDVIKGLKDHFNGECGEVGMYLAMARQADREGYPEIAEAYKRYAYEEADHASRFAELLGEVLGDTKSNLEARIAAEKGACEDKFRIAKLAKEQGSDAIHDTVHEMAKDEARHCAGFAGLYKRYFK, from the coding sequence ATGAAGAAAAAGTTTATTTGCACCGTTTGCGGTTACATTTACGAAGGTACAGAAGCACCAGAGAAGTGCCCTATCTGCAAGGCTCCAGCCAGCAAGTTCAAAGAGATGGAAGATGCAGTAGATGACGATATGACATTTGCTACCGTTCACGTTCTCGGTCAGGCATATAAGGATGGCGTTAATGAAGACGTTATCAAGGGTTTGAAGGACCATTTCAATGGTGAGTGTGGCGAGGTAGGTATGTATCTTGCTATGGCACGCCAGGCAGATCGTGAAGGCTATCCTGAAATTGCAGAGGCTTACAAACGTTATGCCTATGAGGAGGCTGATCACGCTTCTCGTTTTGCAGAACTTCTCGGTGAGGTTTTGGGTGATACCAAGAGCAATCTCGAGGCTCGTATTGCAGCAGAGAAGGGTGCTTGTGAGGATAAGTTCCGCATTGCCAAGCTTGCTAAGGAGCAGGGTTCAGATGCTATCCACGATACCGTTCATGAAATGGCTAAGGATGAAGCCCGCCACTGTGCAGGTTTTGCAGGTCTCTACAAGAGATACTTCAAGTAA
- the ileS gene encoding isoleucine--tRNA ligase, whose product MAKKFAEHNGLNLTQTNNDVLAAWEKNDIFHKSIDEREGCPQFIFFEGPPSANGHPGIHHVLARSIKDTFNRYKTMKGFQVHRKAGWDTHGLPVELGVEKELGITKKDIDNKASEKYISTEDYNHKCRENVMKFTAEWRELTEKMGYFVDLDHPYITYDNKYIETLWWLLKQLYNKGLLYKGYTIQPYSPGAGTGLSSHELNQPGCYRDVKDLTTTAQFLIKDPKAEWTKWGKPYFIAWTTTPWTLPSNVALCVGPKIDYVAIETYNLYNGEPMTLVMAEALVGSYLKADQECKEGDLLPFDKEKKQCPWRIIDHMKGTDLEGMHYEQLLPWVKPCEKVDLFAPAFVTEYAAAHPEKVFASEDGRDQFVEMESEAFRVILGDYVTTDDGTGIVHIAPTFGADDAKVAKDANIPALYLINKKGETRPMVDLQGKFYLIEDLDANFVNACVNKEAYVHHAGDYVKNAYDPQFNVDGVWDKKASEKAEDLNIVLCYELKQEGKAFKSEKHVHNYPHCWRTDKPILYYPLDSWFIKDTARKERMVELNKTINWQPESTGTGRFGNWLENLNDWNLSRSRFWGTPLPIWRDENRGEKCIGSLEELYAEIEKSVAAGIMQSNPLKENGFVPGDYSQENYDKIDLHRPYVDKIVLVNEEGKPMYRESDLIDVWFDSGSMPYAQLHYPFEGEMARGTEADRDALIHSTYEGYAIPPKFYPADFINEGVDQTRGWFFTLHAIATMVFDSVAFKNVISSGLVLDAKGNKMSKHVGNVTNPFEMIDKYGADPVRFYMMTNSEPWDNLKFDPNGVDETRRKFFGTLYNTYSFFALYANVDGFDAEAAQVPFEKRPEIDRWILSSLNTLIKGVDRELAGYDPTRAGRLIDAFVNDDLSNWYVRLNRKRFWGKEMSEDKLSAYQTLYTCLMTVAKLLAPFAPFYADELYHDLGGELESVHLDKFPVADEAAIDADLEERMAIAQKITSMVLALRRKVNIKVRQPLQQIMIPAVDDVQKAHIEAVAGLLKNEVNVKEVNFIEGQGILVKKVKCNFRVMGKKFGKLMKGVAAQMSALEQDQIAAFEKAGNITLNIDGQEAVVEVADVEIISEDIPGWLVSNEGNLTVALEVELTPELKKEGMARELINRIQNLRKETGLEITDRINVTVAPNEETDAAIEAFADYIKGQVLADSIEIGDNAGVETEFDDFKLNILVEKN is encoded by the coding sequence ATGGCTAAGAAATTTGCCGAGCACAACGGTCTGAATTTGACTCAGACAAACAATGACGTACTAGCAGCGTGGGAGAAAAATGATATCTTCCACAAGTCTATCGACGAGCGTGAAGGCTGCCCTCAGTTTATCTTCTTCGAGGGACCTCCATCAGCTAATGGCCACCCGGGTATTCACCACGTGTTGGCACGTAGTATCAAGGATACATTCAACAGATACAAGACCATGAAGGGTTTCCAGGTTCACCGCAAGGCGGGATGGGATACCCACGGACTCCCTGTTGAACTCGGTGTCGAGAAGGAACTCGGCATCACCAAGAAGGATATCGACAACAAGGCTTCAGAGAAGTATATCTCTACAGAGGATTACAACCACAAGTGCCGCGAGAACGTGATGAAGTTCACCGCTGAGTGGCGCGAGTTGACCGAGAAGATGGGTTACTTCGTAGATCTCGATCATCCTTATATCACCTACGATAACAAGTATATCGAGACTCTCTGGTGGCTCCTCAAGCAGCTCTACAACAAGGGCCTGCTCTACAAGGGTTACACCATCCAGCCATACTCTCCAGGTGCAGGTACAGGTTTGAGCTCTCACGAGTTGAACCAGCCTGGATGCTACCGCGATGTAAAGGACCTCACCACCACAGCCCAGTTCCTCATCAAGGATCCTAAGGCTGAGTGGACCAAGTGGGGCAAGCCATACTTCATCGCATGGACCACTACACCTTGGACTCTGCCATCAAACGTGGCTCTCTGTGTGGGTCCTAAGATTGACTATGTAGCCATCGAGACCTACAACCTCTACAATGGCGAGCCTATGACACTCGTGATGGCTGAGGCGCTGGTAGGTTCATATCTGAAGGCAGACCAGGAGTGCAAGGAAGGCGATCTTCTGCCATTCGACAAGGAGAAGAAGCAGTGCCCTTGGCGCATTATCGACCACATGAAGGGTACCGACCTCGAAGGCATGCACTACGAGCAGCTCCTGCCATGGGTAAAGCCATGCGAGAAGGTTGATCTCTTCGCACCGGCTTTCGTAACAGAGTATGCTGCTGCTCATCCTGAGAAGGTGTTCGCTTCTGAGGATGGTCGCGATCAGTTCGTCGAGATGGAGAGTGAGGCTTTCCGCGTAATCCTCGGCGACTACGTTACTACCGATGATGGTACAGGTATCGTTCACATCGCTCCTACATTCGGTGCCGATGATGCCAAGGTGGCTAAGGATGCCAACATCCCTGCCCTCTACCTTATTAATAAGAAGGGTGAGACCCGCCCAATGGTTGACCTCCAGGGTAAGTTCTATCTCATCGAAGATCTCGATGCCAACTTCGTGAACGCTTGTGTCAACAAGGAGGCATACGTTCATCACGCAGGCGACTACGTGAAGAATGCCTACGACCCACAGTTTAATGTGGATGGCGTCTGGGACAAGAAGGCTTCTGAGAAGGCTGAAGACCTGAACATCGTACTCTGCTACGAGTTGAAGCAGGAGGGCAAGGCTTTCAAGAGCGAGAAGCACGTGCACAACTATCCTCACTGCTGGCGTACCGACAAGCCTATCCTCTATTATCCATTGGATAGCTGGTTTATCAAGGATACAGCCCGCAAGGAGCGCATGGTAGAACTCAACAAGACCATCAACTGGCAGCCTGAGAGCACCGGTACAGGCCGTTTCGGCAACTGGCTCGAGAACCTGAACGACTGGAACCTTTCACGTTCCCGCTTCTGGGGTACTCCATTGCCAATCTGGCGTGATGAGAACCGTGGCGAGAAGTGTATCGGCAGTCTTGAGGAACTCTATGCTGAAATCGAGAAGTCTGTGGCTGCCGGCATCATGCAGAGCAACCCATTGAAGGAGAATGGTTTCGTTCCTGGCGACTACAGTCAGGAGAACTATGATAAGATTGACCTCCACCGTCCATACGTTGACAAGATTGTATTGGTTAACGAGGAGGGCAAGCCAATGTATCGTGAGAGCGACCTCATCGACGTTTGGTTCGATTCAGGTTCAATGCCTTACGCCCAGCTCCACTACCCATTCGAGGGTGAGATGGCCCGTGGCACAGAGGCAGACCGCGATGCACTCATCCACAGCACCTATGAGGGATATGCTATTCCTCCTAAGTTCTATCCAGCCGACTTCATCAACGAGGGCGTGGATCAGACCCGTGGATGGTTCTTCACCCTGCACGCCATCGCTACCATGGTATTCGATAGCGTAGCCTTCAAGAACGTAATCTCTTCTGGTCTCGTTCTCGATGCCAAGGGCAACAAGATGAGTAAGCACGTGGGTAACGTGACTAACCCATTCGAGATGATTGACAAGTATGGTGCCGATCCTGTTCGTTTCTATATGATGACCAACAGCGAGCCTTGGGACAACCTCAAGTTCGACCCTAATGGTGTGGATGAGACCCGTCGCAAGTTCTTCGGTACCTTATATAATACCTACAGCTTCTTCGCCCTCTATGCTAATGTAGATGGTTTCGATGCTGAGGCTGCTCAGGTACCATTCGAGAAGCGCCCAGAGATTGACCGCTGGATTCTCTCTTCACTCAATACCCTCATCAAGGGCGTTGACAGAGAGTTGGCTGGCTATGATCCAACCCGCGCAGGCCGTCTCATCGATGCTTTCGTCAACGATGACCTCTCTAACTGGTACGTTCGTCTGAACCGTAAACGTTTCTGGGGTAAGGAGATGAGCGAGGATAAGCTGAGTGCTTACCAGACTCTCTATACCTGCCTGATGACAGTGGCTAAGCTGCTGGCACCATTCGCTCCATTCTATGCAGACGAGTTGTATCACGACTTGGGCGGCGAGTTGGAGAGCGTACATCTCGACAAGTTCCCTGTAGCAGATGAAGCTGCTATCGATGCCGACCTGGAGGAACGTATGGCCATCGCCCAGAAGATTACTTCTATGGTATTGGCATTGCGCCGCAAGGTGAACATCAAGGTGCGTCAGCCACTCCAGCAGATCATGATTCCTGCAGTAGATGATGTACAGAAGGCACACATCGAGGCAGTAGCCGGACTGTTGAAGAACGAGGTGAACGTGAAGGAGGTTAACTTCATTGAGGGTCAGGGCATTCTCGTAAAGAAGGTGAAGTGTAACTTTAGAGTGATGGGTAAGAAGTTCGGCAAGCTGATGAAGGGTGTTGCTGCCCAGATGTCAGCGCTCGAACAGGACCAGATTGCAGCCTTCGAGAAGGCAGGCAACATCACATTGAATATTGACGGACAGGAAGCCGTGGTAGAGGTAGCCGACGTGGAGATTATCTCTGAGGATATTCCAGGATGGCTCGTTTCTAACGAGGGCAATCTGACCGTAGCGCTTGAGGTAGAGTTGACCCCAGAATTGAAGAAGGAGGGTATGGCTCGTGAGTTGATCAACCGTATTCAGAACCTCCGCAAGGAGACAGGTTTGGAGATTACCGACCGCATCAACGTAACTGTGGCTCCTAATGAGGAGACTGACGCAGCCATCGAGGCATTCGCCGACTACATCAAGGGTCAGGTATTGGCAGACAGCATCGAAATCGGCGACAACGCAGGTGTTGAGACCGAGTTTGATGACTTTAAGTTGAACATTCTCGTAGAGAAGAATTAA
- a CDS encoding dipeptidase, with protein sequence MAVAMLGSVSEAEACTNFIVGKKASVDGSVMCSYSADDYGMFQNLCHFPAGKHAKGEMRKIYDWDTNKYHGEIPEAAETYNVIGNINEWQVTIGETTYGGREEMADSTGIMDYGSLIYVALQRSKTAREAIKVMTTIANTYGYNSEGETFTICDPNEAWIMEMMGKGPGSKGVVWVALRIPDNAVCAHANQSRIGKFNMKDKKNVMYAKDVVSFARSKGWYQGKDADFSWKMAYAKPDFSGRRFCDARAWALLNHFYDMSPYLDWALGKDPNAKDMPLWVVPNKKVSVADVEACMRDHYEGTPLSVADGTDIGGGIWQMPYRPTPLMFKVDGKQCFNERPVSTQQTGFVFVSQMRSWMPREIGGVLWFGNDDANMVAFTPIYCSSTVRPECYNTPGADAVNFSFKNAYWVCNMTSNMVYPRYSQMFPTLKEVRDSLDNSYFAAQPGVEAKAQELYAQNPQAAVKYLNDYGIEKAQQMLARWQQLFQFMVVKYNDMIIKPTQKDGSFEKTPYGLGATPVRPGYPEKYAKELIKQTGDKFLVPETK encoded by the coding sequence ATGGCTGTGGCTATGTTGGGCAGTGTCTCAGAGGCTGAGGCATGTACCAACTTTATAGTAGGAAAAAAAGCATCGGTTGATGGATCTGTGATGTGTTCATATAGTGCCGATGACTATGGTATGTTCCAAAATCTCTGTCATTTTCCTGCCGGTAAGCATGCTAAGGGCGAGATGCGTAAGATTTACGATTGGGATACCAATAAATATCATGGTGAGATTCCGGAGGCTGCCGAGACTTATAATGTGATTGGCAATATCAATGAATGGCAGGTCACCATCGGTGAAACTACTTATGGTGGACGTGAGGAAATGGCTGATTCTACGGGTATTATGGACTATGGTTCACTCATCTATGTAGCTCTGCAGCGTAGTAAGACTGCCCGTGAGGCTATCAAGGTGATGACAACCATTGCCAATACTTACGGCTATAATTCAGAAGGCGAAACCTTTACCATCTGTGATCCGAACGAAGCTTGGATTATGGAGATGATGGGCAAGGGACCAGGCTCTAAGGGCGTGGTTTGGGTAGCTCTCCGTATTCCTGATAATGCAGTTTGTGCACATGCTAACCAGAGTCGTATCGGCAAGTTCAATATGAAGGATAAGAAAAACGTGATGTATGCCAAGGATGTCGTTTCTTTTGCTCGCAGTAAGGGATGGTATCAGGGCAAGGATGCTGATTTCTCATGGAAAATGGCATATGCTAAGCCTGATTTCTCAGGACGTCGTTTCTGCGATGCTCGTGCTTGGGCTCTCTTGAATCATTTCTATGATATGAGTCCTTATCTTGATTGGGCTTTGGGCAAGGATCCTAATGCGAAGGATATGCCTCTCTGGGTGGTTCCAAACAAGAAGGTGAGTGTTGCTGATGTTGAGGCTTGCATGCGTGACCATTATGAGGGTACACCTCTTTCTGTTGCTGATGGCACTGATATCGGAGGTGGTATCTGGCAGATGCCTTACAGGCCAACTCCATTGATGTTTAAGGTGGATGGAAAGCAGTGCTTCAACGAACGTCCGGTCAGCACCCAGCAGACTGGTTTTGTTTTTGTTAGCCAGATGCGTTCATGGATGCCTAGAGAGATTGGCGGTGTTCTTTGGTTTGGTAATGATGATGCCAATATGGTAGCGTTCACACCAATCTACTGTTCTTCTACAGTTCGTCCTGAGTGTTATAATACACCGGGAGCAGATGCAGTGAATTTCAGTTTCAAGAATGCTTACTGGGTTTGCAATATGACCAGCAATATGGTTTATCCTCGTTACAGCCAGATGTTCCCAACCTTGAAGGAGGTTCGTGATAGTCTGGATAACAGCTATTTTGCTGCACAGCCAGGTGTTGAGGCTAAGGCTCAGGAACTGTATGCGCAGAATCCACAGGCTGCTGTCAAGTATCTCAATGATTATGGTATTGAGAAGGCACAGCAGATGTTGGCGCGTTGGCAACAGCTCTTCCAGTTTATGGTAGTGAAGTATAATGACATGATTATCAAGCCAACCCAAAAAGATGGCAGTTTCGAGAAGACTCCTTATGGGTTAGGTGCAACCCCAGTTCGTCCTGGGTATCCTGAGAAATATGCCAAGGAACTTATTAAGCAAACAGGAGACAAGTTCCTGGTTCCTGAAACAAAGTAA
- a CDS encoding NAD(+) synthase has translation MKYGFIKVASAIPAVKVGDVIFNTQQIEEQIALAEGKGVEIITFPELSVTGYSCQDLFRQQMLLESSEQAVMMLLDFTRKLDVISIVGAPVIAGDLLLNCGIVIQHGQILGIVPKTYLPNYSEFYEKRWFASAQDLRDCEVRYAGHKVKLTPDVQIFQTFDGVQFGVEICEDVWAPAPPSNKLALAGADLIFNLSASDELIGKHHYLKSLLSQQSARTMTGYIYSSCGFGESTQDVVYGGNALIYENGVLLSQSERFSIEPQMVISQIDVEKLRSERRTNSTYVNAQRNIKYSVLGGQFNIRNIEAEPTENERDFVLEREVNPHPFIPTSSDMNASCEEIFNIQLMGLAKRIVHTHAKTVVIGISGGLDSTLALLVCVKAFDKLKMNRKGIVGVTMPGFGTTDRTYNNAISLMQSLGITIKEISIAKAVTQHFEDIGQDASVHDVTYENSQARERTQILMDLANKMGGMVIGTGDLSELALGWATYNGDHMSMYGVNASIPKTLIRHLVNHVAESGVDEQSRITLRDIIDTPISPELIPADENGNIKQKTEDLVGPYELHDFFLYYFLRFGFRPSKIYMLAKKAFIDSELERVKISDNDPDSYDEETIKKWLKTFVRRFFNQQFKRSCLPDGPKVGSVSLSPRGDWRMPSDAASAIWLQEAENL, from the coding sequence ATGAAGTACGGATTTATTAAGGTAGCCAGTGCCATCCCTGCCGTAAAGGTGGGTGATGTCATTTTCAATACCCAGCAGATAGAGGAACAGATAGCGCTGGCTGAGGGAAAGGGTGTAGAGATCATTACATTTCCGGAACTCTCTGTTACGGGCTATTCCTGTCAGGATCTCTTCCGTCAGCAGATGCTTCTCGAATCATCTGAGCAGGCGGTGATGATGTTGCTCGATTTCACACGCAAACTCGATGTCATCTCTATCGTGGGGGCGCCGGTGATAGCGGGCGACTTGTTGCTCAATTGTGGTATCGTTATCCAGCATGGACAGATTCTCGGTATTGTACCGAAAACATATCTTCCAAACTACAGCGAGTTTTATGAGAAACGCTGGTTTGCCTCGGCTCAGGACCTGAGAGATTGCGAAGTCCGTTATGCCGGACATAAGGTGAAACTGACGCCTGATGTTCAGATTTTTCAAACTTTCGATGGCGTACAGTTTGGTGTGGAAATCTGCGAAGATGTATGGGCTCCGGCTCCTCCTAGCAACAAACTGGCGCTAGCAGGAGCAGACCTGATTTTCAATCTTTCTGCAAGCGACGAACTCATCGGAAAACATCATTATCTGAAGAGTCTGCTCAGCCAGCAGAGTGCCCGTACCATGACCGGATATATCTACAGTTCCTGCGGATTCGGTGAGAGTACGCAGGATGTGGTTTATGGTGGAAATGCCCTGATTTATGAGAATGGAGTTTTACTTTCACAGAGTGAACGTTTCTCTATTGAACCGCAGATGGTTATCTCACAGATAGATGTAGAGAAACTCCGCTCTGAGCGTCGTACGAATTCTACTTATGTAAATGCCCAGCGCAATATTAAGTATTCTGTTCTCGGCGGTCAGTTCAATATCCGTAATATTGAAGCCGAACCTACCGAAAATGAACGCGATTTTGTGTTGGAACGTGAGGTGAATCCGCATCCGTTTATTCCTACCAGCAGCGATATGAATGCCTCTTGCGAGGAAATTTTCAATATCCAACTCATGGGACTAGCCAAGCGTATCGTTCATACCCATGCCAAGACCGTAGTAATCGGTATTAGCGGTGGTTTGGATTCTACGCTGGCCTTACTCGTTTGTGTAAAAGCTTTTGATAAACTCAAAATGAACCGAAAGGGTATCGTAGGTGTCACTATGCCGGGATTCGGAACCACAGACAGAACCTACAATAATGCTATCTCGCTGATGCAGAGTCTTGGTATTACCATTAAGGAAATCAGCATCGCCAAGGCTGTAACCCAGCACTTTGAGGACATCGGTCAGGATGCCAGTGTGCATGATGTGACTTACGAGAATTCCCAGGCTCGTGAACGTACCCAGATCCTGATGGATTTAGCCAATAAGATGGGTGGTATGGTTATCGGTACCGGCGACCTTTCAGAGTTGGCATTAGGATGGGCTACCTATAATGGTGACCACATGAGTATGTATGGCGTGAATGCCAGCATTCCTAAGACCCTGATCCGCCATCTCGTAAATCATGTAGCAGAGAGTGGGGTAGACGAACAGAGCCGCATCACTCTTCGTGATATCATCGATACTCCTATCAGTCCAGAGTTGATTCCGGCAGATGAGAATGGAAATATCAAGCAGAAGACGGAAGATTTGGTGGGACCATACGAACTGCATGATTTCTTCCTCTACTATTTCCTGCGTTTCGGTTTCCGTCCTTCCAAGATTTACATGTTGGCAAAGAAGGCATTTATTGATTCCGAACTGGAGCGTGTAAAGATCAGTGATAATGATCCTGACAGCTATGATGAGGAGACTATCAAAAAGTGGCTGAAGACCTTCGTGCGCCGTTTCTTCAATCAGCAGTTCAAGCGCAGCTGTCTGCCTGACGGTCCGAAAGTAGGTAGCGTAAGCCTCAGTCCTCGTGGCGACTGGCGTATGCCTAGTGATGCAGCTTCAGCCATCTGGCTGCAAGAGGCTGAAAATTTATAA
- the nadC gene encoding carboxylating nicotinate-nucleotide diphosphorylase — translation MLSVDQLEDKLIDLAFAEDIGDGDHTTLCCIPEDAMGKSHLLIKEDGVLAGVEMAKKVFARFDPTMKVEVLLQDGTHVKKGDIAMIVEGKTRSLLQTERLMLNIMQRMSGIATMTAKYVKRLEGTKTHILDTRKTTPGLRMLEKQAVKIGGGMNHRIGLFDMILLKDNHIDFAGGIDNAIDRCHAYLKEKGLDLKIEIEVRSFDELDQVLKHGGVNRIMLDNFSVPDTKKAVDIIAGKYETESSGGITYDTIRDYAEQGVDFISVGALTHSVKGLDMSFKACE, via the coding sequence ATGTTAAGCGTAGATCAATTAGAAGACAAGTTGATAGACTTGGCATTTGCTGAGGATATCGGTGATGGCGACCACACAACCTTGTGTTGTATCCCAGAAGACGCCATGGGTAAGAGCCACTTGCTTATCAAGGAAGATGGCGTGTTGGCAGGTGTTGAAATGGCAAAGAAGGTATTTGCCCGTTTCGATCCTACCATGAAGGTAGAAGTGTTGCTTCAGGATGGGACCCATGTTAAGAAGGGTGACATTGCAATGATTGTAGAGGGTAAGACCCGTTCTTTGCTCCAGACAGAGCGTTTGATGCTCAATATCATGCAGCGTATGAGTGGCATTGCTACCATGACTGCTAAGTATGTTAAGCGTCTTGAGGGTACAAAGACTCATATCCTTGATACCCGTAAGACAACTCCAGGTCTTCGCATGTTGGAGAAGCAGGCTGTGAAGATCGGTGGTGGTATGAACCATCGCATCGGTCTTTTTGATATGATTCTCTTGAAAGATAACCATATCGATTTCGCCGGTGGCATCGACAATGCTATCGACCGTTGCCATGCTTATCTCAAGGAGAAGGGTCTCGATCTGAAGATTGAAATCGAGGTTCGCAGCTTCGATGAGCTCGACCAGGTATTGAAGCATGGTGGTGTAAATCGTATCATGCTCGATAACTTCTCTGTGCCTGATACTAAGAAGGCAGTAGACATCATCGCAGGTAAGTATGAGACTGAGTCTTCTGGCGGTATCACTTACGATACCATCCGCGATTATGCAGAGCAGGGAGTTGATTTCATCTCAGTTGGTGCCTTGACACATAGTGTGAAGGGCTTGGATATGAGTTTCAAGGCTTGCGAATAA